The Rhipicephalus microplus isolate Deutch F79 chromosome 4, USDA_Rmic, whole genome shotgun sequence sequence CGGGTCTTCAAACCCTTCATTAATCAGATATGCATGGTAATGCATTTTGAACCATAATATCTTGTCTGCTTCTCAACTGTGAAGAATGGGGTTCTCGAAGCCTACGTCTGTTACGATCATTTCGTCTACGGGGTATGTCTCTCATAACCCATGAGCCACTTTATATCTGAGTTGATTGTACCTTGAAATACATATGAGCAGTAAAAAAATGTGACTAGGTGTCGCATTAGTGATAATCTAAGAGAGTGAAAGATGAGAAAACGGGAGGAAACATTGTCTGGAGGATGGAAGAGATACACGAGAGGCGGTGCGGAATGCGACGGCTTTCCGAAGTAAACTTGCAGGCTGTAGAGCAATTACAATTACGTGGTTAAAAGATATTTTTCTCATTGCGAAATCGTTTGCATGGACATAAGACGCATTTTTGCCGTGGCCGTCACCGTCATGTTTCGTGTAAAGTCCAAGTCCATGACAATGCCTCCCACAATCCACACGAGTCAACGATTGCGAAGGTTGTCGACGGGTGCGGATAAAGCGGAGAGGAAACTTGCCGGCTGACTCATTTGGGTGAAAAATCATGAAGTATTGCTGATGCACGGGGAAGTGGGGTGCGGGGAGGAGGAGGTCTGCGCTACTCAGGCAAAAACTTAATAAATACAACCTATCTCAGTGCAGTCGATCAGTCTGCTCATACCTTTACATGTGCTGTGGCCTTATTACTTCGCGTTGAAGAACCGACAGCAGAGAAATGGCTTCGCCTGATGGAGCGGCCGTAATCTGCCACGCCAGCATTTTGTAGAGTTACACCAGAGTGGATCCCAAAGGAGTTAGCTGCCATACCTATTCATATAACATTCGAAATTGTTTGTTCCATTCATTGTTTCACCCTTTCAGTGCAGCTGtgttttttagaggcgaagcagctcagggtcgagctcaatccggtgtgtggcgtgaccacaCTTACATCGCATGCGCGTCTCCTATGCCTATCTCTCCcctcctacgctccccctctctcacctcgcaatgccgacgcaggcagcgtcagcTAGCCAACGCTCGCTCCTCCTTCTATCCTCTAGGCATCCCTCTACGCAGCGTTTACACCCCTACAGCGCATGCGCGTCTCCTCCCCCTTTGTTGCCTCACAacgccgacgcaagcagcgtatgcttgcgagtttcttgattgaaaaaagcCCACTGCTtttgctgcacaaccattcactggacTCCCCATATCCAAGGTAGTTCTGATGGGAGAtgtttcctgtgcgttgttgaacaataaaaaatgcccccccccctccctccccgaaGGAAATTGTGGGGAAACGCGACTGCCGTCCTAGCGCCAAGAGAGCGTACCGCTGCCGTCAGGCATTTGCCTTCAGTGACTTCTACCAttgccttgagaggcgcccagccagtgaacggtcTAGAGTGAGGAGCGAGTGTATGGGTGAGTGGGCACCAGTGTTATCGGCTTGGCGTTAGCGTTTCACAGTggtgtctcgagcacacatttccgggtGCTCTTGAAAGGCATCCAGCCATCGAACGGTTGAGAGTGAGGAGGgagtggacgggagagtggggcgcaggaaGGAGAGACAGCAAATGGTGAGAGAAGGAGGGGTGAAACACTGTACCTACCGCCTCCTACACTCtttcgcaccacatgctccggttgctaagggcgaggataagcgcgcgtgcccacagctgttgctatggcaGAGAAACTTAAGGaatcttcgatttggcttgcactagttcagaaaagtgcaggtgcagaaaaagcggtgccaagcggtgcagtgagcgtgcagcgccggtcgagcaagtgcaggtgcagcctcaaccacgcctcggcactagccgacactagcgcgcgacggctacagccaaaacgaaggcgtgagttgacgtgagtgcaggccggagaacaccttgtagtgtaagcctaaaatagccgcctccgccgccttgtccgatcaatacacggccgtgatggcacttcttgtgactgcgatggaattgctggactcgagcagcgacgacgattccgtcagcggtgccgtttgcagtgactgcgacgatgagtacgacgatgcgtgcatcttggtcgcgtgcgcgttggtgcgcgacgatgccaaccgtgtacccgggtacgaaagcattatcggcaggtaccatgagtatgaattcaagcgcctcttcaggctgtccagggagacttttgatagtttcagggccaagttcaagacttcagccttctacccaagggcagtgcaaggccgccaacaaatcagtgccgaaaaaacatgcctcatagcgcttgtgtacctaggctcacaaatatctatgtacgccataggcgacaaattcgatgttaccgagtcgtctgttcatgtttgtgtgacacgggtcgttcacttcttacacgctattagcgatgagataatttgctggcctagtagcgcggaagtgacccgcataaagaacggcttcctcgccaaaagtaaaggcaagggcccaagaaacaccatcggctgtatcgatggatcacacatcgggatactcactccaagcgaatctacgcagtcttacttcaaccggaaaaagtggccttcgataatcctgcaaggaatctgcgacgacaggaacaagttgctgaacgtgtttattgggtttccaggttcggttcacgacgcccgtgtcctgagggagagccccttctttgcacgcgcaattcaggaatgtgaagacaattatatactgggtgacagtgcatatccactgatgccatggctcatgaccccattcaaggacaatggaagttcttttcctacgtggaaaaagagcttcaataaacgacacagtcaacaacgagtgcttattgagaacaccttcggcctgcttaaacagcgttttaggaggctctaccttgttgatgcaaaaagtgtgcaacagtgctgctatatagttatggctgcgtgtgtgctacacaacatgtgcaacgatgaaagggacttccttgaggaacttgcaacgcttccccaagaagaagatgtgggcaatgatgaaagtgaaggagattttgattgcagtctgccaggctacagtcagtctctgcgagagttcattgcaaaggaacagtgctagaagttcatctttgcttcgcgatttattcagtgtgcaaatgttttgcgaagtggggtgccgcgtctagaagcaatgtttttttttaacaaattagatggagtagacactgctagtgttataaaagtttattgcccatattataacccgtccttatttgagagtacgtcgatcaaccgatcgaatcgctgcatgcgctcatcatgccgctttgcctttgcctcttcccatttttttctttcctccagttgtttcactgctgcctcctcttgcttagctctcgaagcttgcattttttctaatgcctccaagagcggcgtgacttgggacctactctggcgcttcctttttggcgttgtgctgctccgaactttggatgctgtgttgcagtcgactgggactgctgcatcttgaggtgcttcagtgatgctggtgctgttgaaagtaattgtacaggtgccatgtcatttccaggctacagcacaaattaagtaatttttacttactctggacttgcactaggcaggattgtttttccaggctccaagagcagccttggatttacactatgttctttttccaagacttctgccagctctctgtaatagacactatgagaatcactgaagatatgaagacacaatcgtaacttactcttcatattcacagttcacacggtggtgacctgaagaattgttgtctttttttgactttttatatgctctgtccagcgacttccatttgttttccacttgtgtggcagtcacgttgcacaagaactccgtattgatggcctcagccaacttcttccacagaagccttcttgtgctaaacaaaaaagcaaagcacagttagtaggaaagaaggaagcgacgtaacgtgacccaagtcttgcagtagcacatgaacctttccttagtacttcatatgtgtagctttcagggataattgctagggatgttcgattattcgaaaattttggataatgaatcaaacagcactgtattcggttcctaagtcgaatcgaattgcacatattctaagtaacaaatattcttttaataatcggcactggcgggagaaccccaaaacaacgaaacagctacaagtcattctttcaatccctaatgtgacctgtacgcagcccaagcttttgcaagactacctacactatattgattgtcgaatgaatgcgcttctgaaagctccattcttgctcaatttttactgcactttagctgtatcgcatttatcagctcctgtcttcgtcttgtaataaccaaaggtgggaactacgagtgcttgcagcttcacgactagcaacagatacaagttttgcgtttgcgtaaattgttcttgcagatgtaaatttcaacgcccattgttatccgcttttagtgcgcaggccatgttgtgatgacgggttgatctgctccgttacatatttagttgtatctgcaatgtttggttgtaaattgttttgtttttgtgtcccaattttatttaaagtgaggtgacaaagtctcacgttgataacgctagtcaatgccgtagttgaacctacaattacaaaatgttacgaatattctagttcctgctgcatacgagattaccttagttttcgtaattgtggtattttgagtagattcaaactgactgtaatggcctttgtcgaaagtttgtgactatttgtttcaaataaaatgttctgttctaaggctgttttgaaaatggtctacttactattcaaacagtattcaattactatttgtattctatttggtgccattactatttgactcttacttgattaggttccgaaattcactattcacacacttctgataactgcgaacgttctttttgtgcgggaagcattatgttggagaagttgaacattgtgtaaatcactcttttggatcataaagcttcactaaggagacagccatattctaacctgtctttgcattgtaaaacatgcagctgcgcaaccttgtttgctgacacgacggcgcagtctaggttcaaagatagggtagcacgtgtcaagaagcatatctcttttaacaatgagctgcaccatcttgaaaagtggcagtgcgagagaaatgcggacagacagtgaagacacaaggactgcagggcgagacttgctagagatgtgcctcagaataacaacatgcaattccctctagtgcaaattctcaaggcagcactacacttgcaacatggcttgagcttggaggtgctgcaccttttcggcaagacagcggttgtgcaatgcccaacacaaaagcaccgtcgctgtttttgaagatcacttgacttaatgaaacattacgaatgccttcgttgtgtatatatgtgcgtgactatacatactgtttgtgtgtatatgtaaacgtatatgtcacagtcaggcgcatagccaaaattttttttcagtgggggggggcagtaaaatgtaaattgctggcagtaaaatgtaggcaacaataaccatcgccattgtgaacttcatgcgcccttatcttgttggtgcttgcctagagtgaaacggaataataaaaagctgcaaataattttggacataggatgacataccgaagtgccctggtttttcccaccaagtccttcatttccgagtatttggcgatgaagaaccttgtttttcgggcgctccaaagctcttccacatcttcagccgacgcggctgctgctggaaatgcggctaaagccccatcgctgtcaacgtcgccgtcgcaggcaggagaaggcgtcggcggttgtgccggaggggggtcattttcacgattccctgccatgaaccgcaacgtaacgcgcttgccgtctgcaagggcgaaaaccaagattaaaaataccgacatagcataagcaatgctacgaggctgtttgctgaccgactacgactcctggccgctaaccacgttttttggcaatgcatgcagcctgacttacctgatgcctcatagacgtaaccgttggcgtccgtcataaatgacccgtcgggattgtgaagtgccttaacttccttttgaacgccctgaacaactatttgcaacgtcgtctgctctggccttggggggacgcccgccatgctgcactactctgcacctgctttggagtgcgtgcacgccggtacagaactcgtcaggaactaggcttacacctagacaaaacgagggagccagtgcagagggtgcgacagagggcgcgcgctgctccggcaaaacgaggacgaaggtgctgcaccctttgaactggttcagccggtgcagccaaaacgaagagaccattagagcggagagataacacctgccgtcGCGCGGACACCGCCgcagacaacgccggatgcctggcATAGCCCGATAAGAATTACAGTCGCATTGAAAATTCGCAGAATGCGCGTTTACCAAACGCGGACTGCAGGCCTCTGTGTACAGTCGGAgtcttctttctctcatttcccattagcagcgattggcatgttccagtaggtaacactggtccatcactgcgtgtttGAGCCTCCCCAGTttttctcctgcgcaacgccacgatgagcGCTGTAGTGTCAACGTCactgccagtgtaagcgttaggcctgctgcttcgcatctacacatgattTCCCTTAAGCGGGAGATAGTGTAACTTTTTGTCTATATCTTAACGCTAATTGAGACGCAAACTTGTTTCATTTTGTCGTCCGAAAGCCTGGCCTGCTTCATCGTCATCTCACCTCTCGGACTCCCGTTTATGTGGTAGGGAACTGTCGATATACTCACCCAAAGGGGGCATGTATACACGTACCAGTAGAATGTCGAGTCCCTGGGTTGTGCAGCCATGTGCCGCTAGACTGTGCTCTCCCTGCGGTTGGCCATCAGCGGCGTCTCGCAGCTACTGCCGCCTTCGTCCTCGAGTTCCTCGCCCGTGAGACCCAGGTTTCCCGGCACGGGTCGCAGCGTTCGGTGGAAGTCGATGCGTGCGTACTCCGTCGGTGGCTCCGGCAGCTGCGGTATGGTGCCGCCATTGTGCGCCCCCGAGGAAGCGGCGGCGGCCGCACGGCGTAGCGTGCTTCCCTGTTGCACGGGCAGGACGGCCACGGCCTTGGGGAACGACAGCTCGGCGTACGTAACCTCGCCCCCACCGCTGCCACAGACGTCCTGCTGTTGAGAAGACCAAAAGACGAGCGATTTGAAAACGTGTGCGTGCACAGCCGTCCCGTGTACCTGTATCAGCTAACGTAATATCACGAACTGGAGATTTTTATTTGACGCGGTGTTTGAAGAGGTTAGGGACCGGATACATAAGACGGTACTATACTATTAGAGCGAACTCGGCTTTTGAGTTGCCATACAATCTACAATCTCTCGGTGGCAGTAATGTATACGCTGCTGACAAAACGCCTAAAGGAGCCATCCGTTAAATATGTCAATGGCGCCCGCTCTAACGGAAGACATATACTTTGTATCCCTTTTACGGGATGTTGACAGTGTTGTTCCACTTGACATCCCCATGAACTAGCTATGGCTTTTCAACTTCCCAGTCTGCTGAGTGAAGAATGCCCAATATCAGCATTCACAGATGGTAATGTGCTGTCCTCAATAAGTAATTGTGCCGATCGATCGATAATGTGCCAGCACCACAACATGACGTTTAGCAGTGAAAACGGAACAAAGCCAAACCGTATAAGTGTTGGTAATCGCGTGCATTACGTAGCCTTAAAATGTTGCGTTTCAATTCGTCAGCCCTGAACGGTGCCGATTACACTTAACGGTGAGAAGTCGATTGACCCTTTCATTTACATAACTGATTGATTGGCTTATTATTGGTTTAGGGCGTCTAATTTTCTAAAGCGACTCGGGCTATGTAAGCCTCTGTTGAGGAGGGCTACTGTGGATTCCCACCATTtgaggttcttgaacgtgcgTTGACATCATATCGTGTACATGGATCTTccgcatttcgcctccaccgaaataaTATCGAGGTGAAATACACGCCTTTCCGGTCTACAGCCGATCACCATAACTCTGCGGTTTATATCGCTTCCAATGCCCACCCACAAATTGCCTAGAGACTTAATGTTTATCAAACGTTTTTATCTTTCTGACGTCCTCACCTTCTTCGGCGAAGCTGTTCTATGGTTTCCTAAGCTTTCTAGACTTTCCTTCAGTGGCAGTTGGGCAGTGTAGGCGTCCATTCCCGATGCCAGGGCAACCATTTTCTCGTGAGCCGCATCGTAGCCAGAGAAAACTGAAACGCAGATCAAACAAAAGTTTGATGTGAATCAATCAACCTTCGTTCGGTAGCGGAATATTTTATTTTCACTTATTCGCGGGATTTTTTCGGCAGCTTGCACGTACTTAACAAGCTCTCTATTTTATGGACGGTTCAGCTCAATCACGGCTCATTCTGAGTGGCGTGCTTATAAAAAAAAAGTCCAATGTGAACACTATTGCAGTAGGCATAACATTCAACGTTCATAAACATCGATCAAATGAAGTACAGCACCCCTTCACACAAAGTAGCCGGATTCGTTTTAATGTGGCACTAATTTAGGAGGTGTAATCAACTTTGATTATTCATAATGATTTATAATGCGCCCGCTTGCTATTGTCGGTGCGTGTAGCACTGACATTTTATAACAAAAGATTACAGCGAACACTTCTATAATGCTTTCTTTACACTTCTTCGAGTATTTTGTTTTGCTACATCCAAACAATTTGTTCAGGGTGCAGTGTCCTAAATATGGCTTTCATTAAATTCCTGTAATAATGCATGTACACTCAGCCATGTCAGAACGAACAAATATTATCAGTTGATATTCTTGCAACATTCTAAATATTTTCAAAGCCTTCAAATAGAAATCAAAGCTCTCGCGGTTCCTTCAGACACATTTACAAAGACTGTTGTCAACTCAACTGTAAGACGAAGAACAGAAACGCAATATTCAGGACTCATTTTCTTAGAGacacacaataattatgagaacTAGTAAACCAAGATTCCATGACGAGGAAAGTATAGGCGATATTCTTTGCAGTAACAAcatccttggcatcattgtctgttagttttaaTTGATAACAGTAGAACGAGTCACTCTAATGGAAACATATAATCTCCGAAGCTTTGTTGCAGTAATGTGTGCTTCTCTTATTAGGCATTATCTGCCCACCATATGAAAACACACATTCTGTTGCTGTCTCTAATGCTGGAGTTTACAAGTACTTTACGGTTGTTTCACAATTGACACTGTGGAAGTACAAAGAGGGCTTCTTACTTAATTTTTTTTAACTACAGATCTTTCGACTGTAAGTTGCCTATCAGAAGTATCGACAATATTACGCATAGATTTGCgcggtttttttttcacatgcctccgtattcctaaaaaaaaaataaatgcgtgATTTTCTTTCCCGAACGAGTGCGCTATGACGAAACAAGCTGCGAAAGCGCCACTGCTATTGCGAACGTGGCGCAACCCCTCGGTGAAAGCATCAACTACAGCATTCAGCGTGTGTGGCGCCACGTTTGAAGCGAACAGCGGCAGCTCGTCAGAAATGTGACTGAGTCTCGGAAGCACAATAATTAGATATTTTGAGCGTTCCTTTTAGAATTGCCTATTCATTGGTGTAGTCAGATGCTGTTTAGTTGCAGGTATTTGACAAATGTAATGTCCGGACACGTTTGTGCGAGTTTGAGAAGCGTGTGCTCAGAAAAGTCGGAAAGCAGCAAGCTTAGTGGGCGTAGATTATCAACGTCATCAAAGCAGTAATACACTGACGCGTTTATGTAATCACTATTACCTAAAATAATATGACGCCGTTACTTAAATATCATCACGCCGCTCGCTGACCCGTCTCAGCGCTGCGCGCATATATTGCGTTGTAAGCGGGAAATGACGAAACACGTAGTCTTACCCGTAGTCGCAGGAATTATGTCAGGACCTTTTTCTTCCAAGTCGACGGACTCATCTGGGTCTTTCTTCAGCAAGGTCATAGACCTGTAACAATAAAATTATACGTTAGTGTACACACCTAATTGTCGTACGTGAAGTGAAAAAGACTACGCAGTGTACTACAAGATGGAATAGTTGGCTTTGAATGAATAAAAAATCATCACTTAtcagtaaaaaagaaaacaaaaaaaaaaaattataacaatCGTGCAATCTGTCACGGAGAAAAACCTCCATACCAAGAAGAAAAAGTCGCGAACTAAGGGTAATGTTATGTGATAGCAGGCAGGTATCAACAACGCAATTCCTCATCACTATAATCGGCCGAACAGTTTCACATTGTTACGAAGTTGATGGTGCTGTATTCCAAATAGCTCATGAGCAAGCAAGCTCCAAGGCCTATTGACATTGTAGCCGCTGTAATGTGCGTtcaaaggagataggaaagaacGAATTTTTAAATCTTTAATACAGTTGCGCAAAAACTAAGCTCTTTTTTTCAAATGTTATCTTGCCTAATTGCACAATAATGCGTGGGCTACCAGTAATGGCTTCGAACTGTACTCCTAAATCTGTGCGCaacgaactttttttttgtcaagttgATCTGACCACGCTAGTGATGCTAACGACCGTGCCCTGCGCTGTCATTCGAAGGAAATCCCTGCGCCCCGATTGTCCGGTATGTTTCGACGGCGTTCGGATGCCAGTAATTGCGTCATTACGGCGGAGTGACTTGAAGAGAGGCTGCCCACTAATGACGCTAGTTGCATCAGCTTTTCGGATGTTTCCTATTGCTTAATTCGGTGCTTGTTATCACGCCGGAACGGCGGCCGCAGGCAAATCGAAGTCTTTCAGAGATTGCGCCCGCTATAACGACGGTCAATTTTTCTCTGTCGGCCGGCCCATggtagattagaagatatgtcgCTGCGCTGCCTTTAAGAAGGACGTCGTGGGTTCGAAGCTTTTCTACAGCGTCTTATTACGGCGCGTTCGTGAAAAGCAAGAATCCTCGTGTAATCAAGACCAAGGTTTTCAGTTAGGGAATTTCACCTTGTTAAAGTCAATCCACAGATCTCTGCTAAAGCTTGCCGTAGAATCATATGAAGGCTTGCGGATGAATTTCTCAAACTAAACTCTTCTGATATCGCGCATTTTGCGTCGAGTTTCACAGCTCGTTTCACAACGTGACCTGCGTTCTCTGGCGCGACAAAGAAATGCATGCAGCGTGATGACTTTGCGCTCCAATGTTCAGCGAAAAATGATCATTATCAGTGAAAGAAAATGAGTGCAACCTGCTATCACAGCTGAGTAGTCACATATTTAGGGGCGCACATGACAAGTCAAATGTTTCAGATAAGAAGAGTAAGGAGCGGTGTGAACGTATAGTATAACTTGACCCCCCTTATACTTTTCTGCTTTTAATAATAGTATCTCGtgtttacgtcccaaaagcatGATATATTTATGAGAAAAGCCATGATGGAGGTCTCTGGAAATTGAGATCATTTCGtgtttttttaacaagcactgaCAAAGCACAGTATACTGGCCTTTACCATTTCACCCCCAGCGAAATGCGACCGCTATGGCCagcatcaaacccgcgacctccaGGTCAGAAGCCGAGcgccttagccactgatccaAAGTGGCGAACTGTTTTCATGTTTTCTAGGCGCAGCTTAAGGCTAAATAAAAATGTTAACAAATTCCAGAGAGTTGTCTAGAAAAGCGGTAGAGTTGAAAGCACCTATCTGAAAGTCGAGATGAAGAGGTGCATCGAACTATGATCGTTGCCATGTTAGCAACTAGTGGCTGTAGCATGCGTGATTTGGTATGTTTATGTCTCGGACTGGCCATTACAGGTTATCGTTTTCAAGACcgctaaactttttttttattagctgGGTGTCTATAATATGTTACACAACTGCCTTCCCTGAAGCTACAATTGAATGTTGGGCACGTATCACTCGCGGCACGTTAAGAAACTTTATGCATATGCGATTTTAAGAAAAGGTACATCAAGTGAATGGGCCATGCTGCATACTAATCTCCCGGCCACAAACATATCTATTGTTGACCATCATGATTTCGATAAAATGTTCTGCGGGGAAGCTGGATTGCTTATAATCTAAATTTTAATCGATTTAAGTATAATTGTGCCAAAATAACTTTTGGATGAGAATGATCTTCAGTTCTTTAATGACTGGAGTTCGCAGTATCTTTCTTATTAAAATTTAAAGCCCACTTTTATTTAAAACTTTGCTGTACGGTCACAAGTTAACATGATCATTATCGTGCACGTTTGTGCACACACACGCAGTATGCTGGTTGGTTCAAATTTTTGTGGTAAGAGAAGTACTCACTTGTCCTCCATCTGCTCTTTCTCAGCCCCTGAAAAAAAAGGCAACCTACAATAAACGTCTGTTATTCGACCTGCTGCTATCTATTCTAAAAATTTCCATAACCTTTAAAACAGCCGTGGAAGATATTTGAATGCCAGGTTTTTCGACAACACTTGATTATGATTTCGCTGCTGGCAATCAGAAAGATATGGGGCATCCTAAATAGAAGAAATTATTACGAATTTCCCTCCAAAAGAATTGAAGAACCGCAGGTTTAAAGAAAAATATCATTGTTCTAAAGCTACGTGGTAGTTCTACGAAGTCGGTTGATGCTTTGCTTCGTCTAATATATGCTGATGTTTCAAGCAAACGCAAGCCTTCTTTAAGTTAAGAAAAATAATTTTGTGAAGTTTCACAATATCTTGCCTCGTAgagtatataaaaaaaaacagctgcgtTTACATGCAATTTTGCGCGTTGTTTCCTAAAATCGAATAATTGAAAAACGAGATACATTTAAAATGTATCTTCAGCTAGCTTCACAACACTAAAGTATTCAAGGGGAGCAGTAGCTCTACCAAGCACAGGCATGGAATGAGAATTACTATAGTATTGCAAACGTGAAGTAATGACGCACCTTTGCTTCTTCCGTGCTTCTTGCACCGTATAAAGATGATGACTACGACAGCGGCTATGACCAAGGCGATGACGATGCCGATGAGAACTCCTAAAAATGGCCTAATAACGATCATCCCTTGAACACCTGCTGTTGCAAAGACAACAATAGGGAAAGCCGGGAAAATGGAGTTAGTGGGGCAGAAGGTGCCACAGAATTACAGGTTGAAGGCCCCGTCCTTTTGTCTCATTTCGTCGAGTGGCACGTTGAGTGCTCAACGACTTTACATAATAGATCATTTTCAAAACTTTAAACCTAACTTTTGTGCTGTGCAGTATGAACAACTAACGGCGGCTATTTACTTACTCAACAGCCTGACAGCCTGTTCAAGCGCGGATTGCTTACGTTATGACGTGGAAAATGTTTAGTCGGCTCTCTTGATATAAGCACGCATAGCAGACAAGCCTCAGCACGTTCAACTAGGACCGCGTCACCGCTTGAAACACGATGGGTGCCGCCATCACATGGGTAAATACGCAGCGCAGAGATGCGCACTTGCACATAATGAAAAGGGTCCATAGGCAGAATAAAAGCGCCCAAATCAGCAGTTACTGTGAAAGGAGCCCAATCACTGTGCATATGTATGAAGAACGTGACACTAAttcagaaacttgcaactaggcttgtgc is a genomic window containing:
- the LOC142814502 gene encoding uncharacterized protein LOC142814502, which produces MAGVPPRPEQTTLQIVVQGVQKEVKALHNPDGSFMTDANGYVYEASDGKRVTLRFMAGNRENDPPPAQPPTPSPACDGDVDSDGALAAFPAAAASAEDVEELWSARKTRFFIAKYSEMKDLVGKTRALRYVILCPKLFAAFYYSVSL